A stretch of Geomonas oryzisoli DNA encodes these proteins:
- a CDS encoding RCC1 domain-containing protein: MQNRRRFRLLICAGLLTAALSGCGGSSSNDHIPSTVTIFYEHSVIFRNHTTFTMGYNGFGQLGDGTFTKREIAVPVPGMEYMTQAVAGNAHTMVTNGSTVYSWGYNLYGQLGNKDASTTYPDAYKKSPVPVTFEPAVTAVTDIAAGGDHSLAVADGQVYSWGQNLYRQLGNSLTSNSKIPVHISLGHDGEDLAALTARKVAAGGVFSMALFDNGDVYVWGNNRDLTKSEHVNLLVPFGAYSSVCSSPKKVTIPASGVTSGTEKIEQISALASAGLALQVRRDDAGNITSETLWGWGYNDRGELGPNIPVKTSSATPVKVLEITDVRDGVIKKIVNGTNHILLLMGSLNSTQNDGTWYVKAMGLNSAGQLGDGTSTSSAALVSTLMASGAPMTDVSDVAAFGKSSFALVAGVWYGWGNNSMGQLGNTVDTKSGIPYFKTPVTVKFK; the protein is encoded by the coding sequence ATGCAAAATCGCAGGCGTTTCAGGCTTTTGATCTGCGCCGGGCTTCTTACCGCCGCGCTTTCCGGCTGCGGCGGTTCCTCCTCCAACGATCACATCCCCTCCACCGTCACCATTTTTTACGAGCACAGCGTCATCTTCCGGAACCACACCACCTTCACCATGGGGTACAACGGCTTCGGGCAACTCGGTGACGGCACCTTCACCAAGCGCGAGATCGCCGTCCCGGTGCCGGGTATGGAGTACATGACGCAGGCCGTGGCAGGCAATGCGCACACCATGGTTACCAACGGCAGCACGGTGTATTCCTGGGGCTACAACCTGTACGGCCAGTTGGGCAACAAGGACGCTTCGACGACCTACCCGGATGCCTACAAAAAGTCCCCGGTCCCGGTGACCTTCGAGCCCGCGGTCACCGCGGTGACCGACATCGCCGCAGGCGGAGATCACTCCCTCGCTGTCGCCGACGGCCAGGTCTACAGCTGGGGCCAGAATCTGTACCGCCAGCTGGGCAACAGTCTGACCTCCAACTCCAAGATCCCCGTCCATATCAGCCTCGGCCACGACGGCGAGGATCTTGCCGCCCTGACCGCCAGGAAGGTTGCCGCAGGCGGCGTGTTCTCCATGGCGCTTTTCGACAATGGTGACGTTTATGTCTGGGGTAACAACAGGGATCTCACCAAGTCGGAGCACGTCAACCTGCTGGTCCCCTTCGGCGCGTACTCATCCGTCTGCTCCAGCCCGAAGAAGGTGACCATCCCGGCCTCCGGCGTCACCTCCGGCACGGAGAAGATAGAGCAGATCTCCGCACTTGCCAGCGCCGGACTCGCGCTGCAGGTACGTCGGGACGACGCAGGCAACATCACCAGCGAGACGCTCTGGGGATGGGGGTACAACGACCGAGGCGAACTGGGACCCAACATCCCTGTGAAAACGAGCAGCGCCACGCCGGTAAAGGTGCTCGAGATCACGGATGTCAGAGACGGCGTCATCAAGAAGATCGTGAACGGCACCAACCACATCCTGCTGCTCATGGGGTCGCTTAATAGCACGCAAAACGACGGTACCTGGTACGTCAAAGCCATGGGCCTCAACTCCGCCGGCCAACTGGGCGACGGCACCAGCACCAGCAGTGCGGCGCTCGTCTCCACCCTGATGGCGAGCGGCGCCCCGATGACCGACGTTTCCGACGTAGCCGCCTTCGGCAAGAGCTCTTTCGCCTTGGTCGCCGGAGTCTGGTACGGCTGGGGCAATAACAGCATGGGGCAGCTTGGCAACACGGTCGATACCAAGTCGGGAATTCCCTACTTCAAGACACCGGTCACAGTCAAGTTCAAGTAG
- the ettA gene encoding energy-dependent translational throttle protein EttA, translated as MAIEPNKVIYSMIGVSKFYDKKPVLKDIYLSYFYGAKIGVLGLNGSGKSSLLKILAGTDKEFNGKTILSPGYTVGFLEQEPTLDPSKTVRQCVEEGVQEVVDLVNEFNEINMKFGEEMTDAEMEKLCDRQAKVQEKLDHLDAWDLDSRLELAMDALRCPPPETNVANLSGGEKRRVALCRLLLQKPDILLLDEPTNHLDAESVAWLEQHLQRYAGTVIAVTHDRYFLDNVAGWILELDRGQGIPWQGNYSSWLEQKEKRLAQEEKTESERQKTLKRELEWIRMSPKGRHAKGKARINSYEEMLNTESEQRAKDLEIFIPPGPRLGGVVVEAENVSKGYGEKLLIEGMEFRLPPGGIVGVIGPNGAGKTTLFRMITGEEKPDSGTFKTGETVKLAYVDQSRDALDPDKTIWEVISEGQEQLQLGKQLVNSRAYVARFNFSGADQQKKVGMLSGGERNRVHLAKMLKEGGNVILLDEPTNDLDVNTMRALEEALENFAGCAVVISHDRWFLDRIATHILAFEGDSKVVWFEGNYSEYEEDRHARLGTAADQPHRIRYRQLTRA; from the coding sequence ATGGCTATCGAGCCGAACAAGGTCATCTACTCGATGATCGGTGTGAGCAAGTTCTACGATAAGAAACCGGTGCTGAAAGACATCTACCTCTCCTACTTCTACGGCGCTAAGATCGGCGTGCTCGGCCTGAACGGCTCAGGCAAGAGCTCGCTCTTAAAGATCCTTGCCGGCACGGACAAGGAGTTCAACGGCAAGACCATCCTCTCCCCGGGCTACACGGTCGGGTTTCTGGAGCAGGAGCCGACCCTGGATCCCTCCAAGACCGTGCGCCAGTGCGTCGAGGAAGGCGTGCAGGAAGTGGTCGACCTGGTCAACGAGTTCAACGAGATAAACATGAAGTTCGGCGAGGAGATGACCGACGCCGAGATGGAGAAGCTGTGCGACCGCCAGGCCAAGGTGCAGGAGAAGCTGGACCACCTGGACGCCTGGGACCTGGACAGCCGCCTGGAACTCGCCATGGACGCGCTGCGTTGCCCGCCCCCCGAGACCAACGTCGCCAACCTCTCCGGCGGTGAGAAGCGCCGCGTGGCCCTGTGCCGCCTGCTTTTGCAGAAGCCGGACATCCTTCTTCTGGATGAGCCGACCAACCACCTCGACGCCGAGAGTGTCGCCTGGCTGGAGCAGCACCTGCAGCGTTACGCCGGCACCGTCATCGCCGTGACCCACGACCGCTACTTCCTGGACAACGTCGCTGGCTGGATCCTGGAGCTCGACCGCGGCCAGGGGATCCCGTGGCAGGGTAACTACTCGTCCTGGCTGGAGCAGAAGGAGAAGCGCCTGGCCCAGGAGGAGAAGACCGAGAGCGAGCGCCAGAAGACCCTGAAGCGCGAGCTGGAGTGGATCAGGATGTCCCCGAAGGGTCGCCACGCCAAGGGTAAGGCGCGCATCAACTCCTACGAGGAGATGCTGAACACCGAGAGCGAGCAGCGGGCCAAGGACCTGGAGATCTTCATCCCGCCCGGGCCGCGCCTGGGCGGCGTGGTGGTCGAGGCGGAGAACGTCAGCAAGGGGTACGGCGAAAAGCTCCTCATCGAGGGGATGGAGTTCCGGCTCCCGCCGGGCGGCATCGTCGGCGTGATCGGCCCCAACGGCGCCGGCAAGACCACCCTGTTCCGCATGATCACCGGCGAGGAGAAGCCGGACTCCGGCACCTTCAAGACCGGCGAAACCGTCAAGCTCGCCTACGTGGACCAGAGCAGGGACGCGCTTGACCCGGACAAGACCATCTGGGAGGTCATTTCGGAGGGGCAGGAGCAGTTGCAGCTCGGCAAGCAGCTGGTGAACTCCCGCGCCTACGTGGCCCGTTTCAACTTCTCCGGCGCCGACCAGCAGAAGAAAGTCGGCATGCTCTCCGGCGGCGAACGTAACCGCGTGCACCTCGCCAAGATGCTCAAGGAGGGCGGCAACGTGATCCTCCTGGACGAACCGACCAACGACCTCGACGTGAACACCATGCGTGCGCTGGAGGAAGCGCTGGAGAACTTCGCCGGCTGCGCCGTGGTCATCTCCCACGACCGCTGGTTCCTGGACAGGATCGCCACCCACATCCTCGCCTTCGAAGGGGACAGCAAGGTGGTCTGGTTCGAGGGGAACTACTCCGAGTACGAGGAAGACCGCCATGCCCGTCTGGGTACCGCGGCCGACCAGCCGCACCGCATCAGGTACCGCCAGCTCACCCGCGCCTAG
- a CDS encoding ABC transporter ATP-binding protein, translating into MSNLLEVKNLFKSYGTGEAKVEVLKGIDLTVGVGDTIALVGPSGAGKSTLLHVMGTIDRPTSGEVLFDGQKVFNLADQPLAAFRNRSIGFVFQFHHLLPEFSALENVMMPLLIGGEKRSRCEGRALQLLKDVGLGHRVTHRPGELSGGEQQRVAIARALVREPKLLLADEPTGNLDMKTSEEVHALLYEIQRQTGISLVIVTHNEQLAAGMARTVRMVDGKVVEAA; encoded by the coding sequence ATGAGTAACCTGCTCGAGGTAAAGAACCTGTTCAAGTCGTACGGGACCGGCGAGGCCAAGGTGGAGGTCCTGAAGGGGATCGATCTCACCGTGGGAGTCGGCGACACCATCGCGCTGGTGGGGCCCTCCGGCGCGGGCAAGAGCACGCTTTTGCACGTCATGGGGACCATCGACCGTCCCACTTCCGGCGAGGTCCTCTTCGACGGGCAAAAGGTCTTCAACCTTGCGGACCAGCCTCTGGCTGCATTCCGCAACCGCTCCATCGGGTTCGTGTTCCAGTTCCACCACCTGCTGCCGGAGTTTTCGGCGCTGGAGAACGTGATGATGCCGCTTCTGATCGGCGGCGAGAAACGCTCCCGCTGCGAGGGGAGGGCGCTGCAGCTTCTCAAGGACGTGGGGCTCGGGCACCGGGTGACCCACCGGCCGGGCGAGCTTTCCGGCGGTGAGCAGCAGAGGGTGGCTATCGCACGCGCCCTGGTGCGCGAGCCGAAGCTGCTTTTGGCCGACGAGCCCACCGGCAATCTCGACATGAAGACCAGCGAAGAGGTGCATGCGCTGTTGTACGAGATCCAGCGCCAGACCGGCATCTCACTGGTCATCGTGACCCACAACGAGCAGCTGGCCGCCGGCATGGCGCGCACCGTCAGGATGGTCGACGGCAAGGTAGTAGAGGCGGCCTGA
- a CDS encoding lipoprotein-releasing ABC transporter permease subunit, whose product MPFELFIGLRYLKAKRKSTFISLITLISVAGVALGVMALIIVLAVMTGFEEDLKEKILGTNAHIVVLSGVGAVQDYPQLMKKLQGVDGVVASTPFIYNQVMLSTGKNVSGVVLRGIDVATDAKVTNLHKSMVEGDLKSLEAEVGKTPGVVIGKELAKNLGLFLGDTVDVISPMGNITPLGMMPKLNRFRITGIFNTGMFEYDSTLAYVSLKEAQQFLGLGDVVTGIQLKVRDVYKTGELARQIDRELGPPYHARDWMQMNKNILFALKTEKSVMFIILTLIVLVAAFGIASTLFMVVMEKTRDIAILKSMGATSRSIMRIFVFEGLIIGVLGTIIGVLGGLLVALNLEPIVSVIQKLTGFELFSKDIYYLDHFPSQVVASDVVLISVTAVLISFAATLYPSWAASRMAPAEALRYE is encoded by the coding sequence ATGCCCTTTGAGCTCTTCATAGGGCTGCGCTACCTGAAGGCGAAGCGCAAATCGACCTTCATCTCGCTGATTACCCTGATCTCGGTGGCGGGCGTGGCGCTGGGCGTCATGGCCCTCATCATCGTTCTGGCCGTGATGACCGGGTTCGAGGAAGATCTGAAGGAGAAGATCCTCGGCACCAACGCCCACATCGTGGTCCTAAGCGGCGTCGGCGCGGTGCAGGACTATCCGCAGCTGATGAAGAAGCTGCAGGGTGTCGACGGCGTGGTTGCCTCGACCCCCTTCATCTACAACCAGGTGATGCTTTCCACCGGCAAGAACGTCTCCGGCGTCGTCCTGCGCGGCATCGACGTCGCCACCGACGCCAAGGTGACCAACCTGCACAAGTCGATGGTCGAGGGCGACCTGAAGTCGCTGGAAGCCGAGGTGGGCAAGACGCCTGGGGTGGTCATCGGCAAGGAGCTCGCCAAGAACCTGGGGCTTTTCCTGGGTGACACGGTGGACGTCATCTCCCCGATGGGGAACATCACCCCGCTGGGGATGATGCCCAAGCTGAACCGCTTCCGCATCACCGGCATCTTCAATACCGGCATGTTCGAGTACGACTCGACGCTGGCCTACGTCTCGCTCAAGGAGGCCCAGCAGTTCCTGGGACTGGGCGACGTGGTGACCGGGATCCAGCTGAAGGTGCGCGACGTGTACAAGACCGGGGAGCTGGCCCGCCAGATCGACCGGGAACTGGGCCCCCCGTACCATGCCCGTGACTGGATGCAGATGAACAAGAACATCCTGTTCGCGCTGAAGACCGAGAAGAGCGTGATGTTCATCATCCTGACCCTGATCGTGCTGGTGGCTGCCTTCGGCATCGCCTCCACCCTGTTCATGGTGGTCATGGAGAAGACCCGCGACATCGCCATCCTGAAATCGATGGGGGCGACCAGCCGCAGCATCATGCGCATCTTCGTCTTCGAGGGGCTCATCATCGGCGTCCTGGGCACCATCATCGGCGTGCTGGGGGGGCTGCTGGTCGCCCTCAACCTGGAGCCGATCGTCTCGGTGATCCAGAAGCTGACCGGCTTCGAGCTCTTCAGCAAGGACATCTACTACCTGGACCACTTCCCGTCCCAGGTGGTCGCGTCCGACGTCGTGCTCATAAGCGTCACCGCAGTGCTCATCTCCTTCGCCGCGACACTGTACCCCTCCTGGGCCGCATCGCGCATGGCCCCCGCCGAGGCGCTGCGCTATGAGTAA
- a CDS encoding methyltransferase domain-containing protein: MAAEIDRDKVRESFHRQATDYDRHAVVQGRVVEKLLGLLQGEGVSPAHLLDVGAGTGRLLARLTDLYPDMDAVGADLAPGMCQAATANLAGRRVRVVNADAESLPFEAESFDVVVSTSTYQWLATLDQAFSEAHRVLKPGGVFCFALFGERTLFELRESYRAVLGGGTDRTHSFFAAEAVSAALGRAGFGVQRVSSELEVELHPDVPELLRSLKRIGAGSTAPASGKGLSERRVMLEMMASYRKQFGSEAGVPATYEVVYGVARKEQLSDSDQSD, from the coding sequence ATGGCAGCAGAGATAGACAGAGATAAGGTGCGGGAATCGTTCCACCGCCAGGCGACCGATTACGACCGGCACGCCGTGGTCCAGGGGCGGGTGGTGGAGAAGCTGCTCGGGCTGCTGCAGGGGGAAGGGGTGAGCCCGGCTCACCTGCTGGACGTCGGCGCCGGGACGGGAAGGCTGCTGGCGCGGCTGACCGACCTCTATCCGGACATGGATGCCGTCGGCGCGGATCTCGCGCCGGGGATGTGCCAGGCCGCCACCGCGAACCTCGCCGGCAGACGCGTTCGCGTCGTGAACGCCGACGCGGAATCGCTCCCCTTTGAAGCGGAGAGCTTCGACGTTGTCGTTTCCACCTCGACCTACCAATGGCTCGCCACCCTGGACCAGGCGTTCTCGGAGGCGCACCGGGTGCTGAAGCCCGGCGGGGTGTTCTGTTTCGCCCTCTTCGGAGAGCGTACTCTGTTTGAACTGCGCGAGTCCTACCGCGCGGTGTTGGGAGGTGGCACCGACCGGACCCACAGTTTTTTTGCCGCCGAAGCGGTGTCGGCCGCGCTGGGGCGGGCAGGCTTTGGTGTGCAGCGGGTCAGCTCGGAGCTGGAGGTCGAACTGCACCCGGATGTGCCGGAGTTGCTGCGCTCGCTGAAGAGGATCGGCGCGGGCAGCACGGCGCCCGCCAGCGGTAAGGGATTGTCGGAGCGGCGGGTGATGCTGGAGATGATGGCAAGCTACCGCAAGCAGTTCGGCAGCGAGGCGGGAGTGCCGGCGACCTACGAGGTGGTGTACGGGGTGGCGAGGAAGGAACAGCTGTCTGACTCGGACCAGTCGGACTAG
- a CDS encoding OmpH family outer membrane protein has product MKHFIVAISLILALPLSVLAADGSKVGSVDIQKVLSQSDAGKEAKDQLMQKASKYEAEKAAKEAELLKLKGELESQGTALLNESARSAKDRDYQKGMKEYQRFLKDAQDDLQLKNTEYTNKILDEIGKVVQDFGRKSGYTVIFSRETMVYVDPAADVTDAVLKAFNESRKK; this is encoded by the coding sequence ATGAAACATTTCATCGTCGCAATTTCGCTGATTCTGGCACTTCCGCTGTCGGTACTGGCTGCCGACGGGTCCAAGGTCGGTTCCGTGGACATCCAGAAAGTGCTCTCGCAGTCCGATGCCGGTAAAGAGGCGAAGGACCAGCTGATGCAGAAGGCTTCCAAGTATGAAGCTGAGAAGGCGGCCAAGGAAGCAGAGCTTCTGAAGCTGAAGGGGGAGCTGGAGAGCCAGGGTACCGCGCTCTTGAACGAGTCCGCACGCAGCGCCAAGGACCGTGATTACCAGAAGGGGATGAAGGAGTACCAGCGTTTCCTGAAGGATGCCCAGGACGACCTGCAGCTGAAGAACACCGAGTACACCAACAAGATTCTCGACGAGATCGGCAAGGTGGTCCAGGACTTCGGTCGCAAGAGCGGCTACACCGTCATCTTCAGCAGGGAGACCATGGTCTATGTGGACCCTGCCGCCGACGTCACCGACGCGGTGCTGAAGGCCTTCAACGAGAGCAGGAAGAAATAA
- the bamA gene encoding outer membrane protein assembly factor BamA, with translation MLRKSLSTLLAAQLMLCLTVSAAQAEQAAAGKAADTTPAGKAAADKAAGEQAAGDKIVAVKISGNHRIETAAILQAVRLNAGDVATAEKVDADIRAIYKLGHFTDVKAQSEPKDGGVVIEYVVTEKPIVREVKIEGAKELSADKVREAIEIKPNTVFSAKDLQKSIKKVKKLYADEGYYLAEVSGDLSIRSDTEVHVIFRIKEGDKVLIQHIEFEGNHAFPDKKLKKTMETSEKWFLSWLTGAGTYKEEVLKNDVNLLTEHYMNNGYVNVKVGEPKVELLPDRTGLKVSIGITEGDQYRIGKLGFKGELLESETVLNEKLKEKSGQLFSRADLRADVFALTDLYADQGYAFANASPLTKLNPESHTIDITFDMEKGQKVSIDRINITGNVKTRDKVVRRELRLDEGDQYSSTALKKSKQNLMNTGFFEEATIATAKGSAADKLDLNVEVKEKPTGTFSIGAGYSSLDGIIGQGSVQQANFLGLGLKMTAAASLGSKSQTYNLGLTDPYFMDTKWTLGADIYRNERQYLDYTRRATGGDIKAGYPLSDTVSTFWLYKYEIKDIFDESADLLKNISSGTVLAPETKSTTSAIVASISRNSTDYRLDPSTGMLNTLSIEFAGVGGSNRYIKYITEHTLFHPLFYGVGSIRGTVGYVQSYGGKEIPIDEKFYLGGISSLRGYSSRTVSPFKVTPVDVDDITGTHGTKDNRVYLGGAVEAVANVEWSFPLLKEAGLKGVVFFDAGNCDNSFNKTFGNVLTSYGGGIRWFSPIGPLRLEYGVPLNPREGIDNKGGKLEFSIGSIF, from the coding sequence TTGCTGCGTAAATCGTTATCTACCCTGCTTGCCGCTCAGCTCATGCTTTGTCTGACGGTTTCCGCCGCCCAGGCCGAGCAAGCTGCTGCCGGGAAGGCCGCCGATACAACTCCTGCGGGCAAGGCCGCTGCCGACAAGGCTGCCGGCGAGCAAGCGGCGGGCGACAAGATCGTAGCGGTCAAGATCAGCGGCAACCACCGCATCGAAACCGCGGCCATCCTCCAGGCCGTGCGCCTCAACGCCGGCGATGTCGCCACCGCCGAGAAGGTCGACGCCGACATCCGGGCCATCTACAAGCTCGGCCACTTCACCGACGTCAAGGCGCAGAGCGAGCCCAAGGACGGCGGTGTCGTCATCGAGTACGTGGTCACCGAAAAGCCGATCGTGCGCGAGGTGAAGATCGAAGGGGCCAAGGAGCTTTCCGCCGACAAGGTGCGCGAGGCGATCGAGATCAAGCCCAACACCGTCTTCTCCGCCAAGGACCTGCAAAAGAGCATCAAGAAGGTGAAGAAACTCTACGCCGACGAGGGGTACTACCTCGCCGAGGTCTCCGGCGACCTGAGCATCCGCTCCGATACCGAGGTCCATGTCATCTTCCGGATCAAGGAAGGGGACAAGGTTCTCATCCAGCATATCGAGTTCGAGGGGAACCACGCCTTCCCCGACAAGAAGCTGAAAAAGACCATGGAGACCAGCGAAAAGTGGTTCCTTTCCTGGCTGACCGGCGCAGGCACCTATAAGGAAGAGGTGCTGAAAAACGACGTCAATCTCCTCACCGAACACTACATGAACAACGGCTATGTCAACGTGAAGGTCGGCGAGCCGAAGGTGGAGCTGCTCCCTGACCGCACGGGGCTCAAGGTGAGCATCGGCATCACCGAAGGGGACCAGTACCGCATCGGCAAGCTCGGCTTCAAGGGGGAGCTCCTCGAGAGCGAGACCGTGTTGAACGAGAAGCTCAAGGAAAAGTCCGGTCAGCTTTTCAGCCGCGCCGACCTGCGCGCCGACGTCTTCGCCCTGACCGACCTCTACGCCGACCAGGGATACGCCTTCGCCAACGCCTCTCCGCTCACCAAGCTCAACCCGGAGAGCCACACCATCGACATTACCTTCGACATGGAGAAGGGGCAGAAGGTCAGCATCGACCGGATCAACATCACCGGCAACGTGAAGACCCGCGACAAGGTCGTGCGCCGCGAACTCCGGCTCGACGAGGGTGATCAGTACAGCTCCACCGCTTTGAAGAAGAGCAAGCAGAACCTGATGAACACCGGCTTCTTCGAGGAGGCGACCATAGCCACCGCCAAGGGGAGCGCCGCCGACAAGCTCGACCTGAACGTCGAGGTGAAGGAGAAGCCGACCGGCACTTTCAGTATCGGCGCCGGTTACAGCTCGCTGGACGGCATCATCGGGCAGGGATCGGTTCAGCAGGCGAACTTCCTGGGCCTGGGACTCAAGATGACCGCGGCTGCATCGCTGGGGAGCAAGTCGCAGACCTACAACCTCGGCCTCACCGATCCCTACTTCATGGACACCAAGTGGACCCTGGGCGCGGACATCTACCGCAACGAGCGGCAGTATCTCGACTACACCCGCAGGGCGACCGGTGGTGACATCAAGGCGGGATACCCGCTCTCCGACACGGTCAGCACCTTCTGGCTCTACAAGTACGAGATCAAGGACATCTTCGACGAGTCTGCCGACCTGCTGAAGAACATCAGCAGCGGCACCGTGCTGGCGCCTGAGACCAAATCCACCACCAGCGCCATCGTGGCCAGCATCTCCAGGAACAGCACCGACTACCGACTGGATCCTTCCACAGGGATGCTGAACACCCTCTCCATCGAGTTCGCCGGCGTGGGGGGTAGCAACCGCTACATCAAGTACATCACCGAGCACACCCTGTTCCACCCGCTGTTCTACGGCGTGGGATCCATCCGCGGCACGGTGGGGTATGTCCAGTCCTACGGCGGCAAAGAGATCCCCATCGACGAAAAGTTCTACCTGGGGGGCATCAGCTCGCTGCGCGGGTATTCCTCCAGGACGGTCAGTCCTTTCAAGGTCACACCGGTCGACGTCGACGACATCACCGGCACCCACGGCACCAAGGACAACCGCGTTTACCTGGGCGGCGCCGTCGAAGCGGTGGCCAACGTGGAATGGTCCTTCCCGCTGCTCAAGGAAGCGGGACTCAAAGGGGTCGTCTTCTTCGATGCCGGCAACTGTGACAACTCCTTCAACAAGACGTTCGGCAACGTGCTGACCAGTTACGGCGGAGGCATCAGGTGGTTCTCGCCGATCGGACCGCTGCGGCTCGAGTACGGCGTGCCCCTCAATCCCAGGGAAGGGATCGACAACAAAGGCGGCAAACTGGAGTTCTCAATCGGCAGCATTTTCTAA
- the lysS gene encoding lysine--tRNA ligase codes for MEELSELLLQRRRKVDALWEAGINPYPNDYKPQHTSADVRDAYGDKEVIEDDPQTFVVAGRIIMRRSFGKAAFVQVQDRKGRMQLYLKKDTLGEELFAEFENYDIGDIIGATGTPFRTKTGELSLAVSTVRLLTKSLLPLPEKFHGLTDVETRYRQRYVDLIVSPEVREVFYKRSKVVHLIREFMTKNDFLEVETPMMHPIPGGATAKPFVTHHNALDMELFLRIAPELYLKRLVVGGFERVFEINRNFRNEGISVRHNPEFTMMEFYQAYATFEDLMNFTEELLCHVAQELLGTLDFTYGGEAISFQRPWKRFTVKEAILEYGDIDAKSLEDRDLAFAYAQKIGLELPEDIGYGKLITEIFEEVAETKLIQPTFITNYPTEVSPLSRKNDHDPEYVDRFEFFCAGREMANAFSELNDPRDQKERFLAQVAAKDKGDEEAHYMDEDYIRALEYGLPPTAGEGIGIDRLVMLLTDSPSIRDVILFPQLRKEGK; via the coding sequence ATGGAAGAGTTGAGCGAACTGCTGCTGCAGAGAAGACGCAAGGTAGATGCATTGTGGGAGGCGGGCATCAACCCGTACCCGAACGACTACAAACCTCAGCATACCTCCGCCGACGTGCGTGACGCCTACGGCGACAAGGAAGTGATCGAAGACGATCCGCAGACCTTCGTGGTTGCCGGCCGTATCATCATGCGCCGCTCTTTCGGCAAGGCCGCCTTCGTGCAGGTGCAGGACCGCAAGGGGCGCATGCAGCTCTATCTGAAGAAGGACACCCTGGGCGAAGAACTCTTCGCCGAGTTCGAAAACTACGACATCGGCGACATCATCGGCGCCACCGGCACCCCGTTCCGCACCAAGACCGGTGAACTGTCCTTGGCCGTTTCCACCGTGCGCCTTTTGACCAAGTCGCTTTTGCCGCTGCCCGAGAAGTTCCACGGCCTGACCGACGTCGAGACCCGTTACCGCCAGCGCTACGTCGACTTGATCGTCTCCCCGGAAGTGCGCGAAGTCTTCTACAAACGCTCCAAGGTCGTGCACCTCATCCGTGAGTTCATGACCAAAAACGATTTCCTCGAGGTCGAGACCCCGATGATGCACCCGATCCCGGGGGGCGCCACCGCGAAACCGTTCGTGACCCATCACAACGCGCTGGACATGGAACTGTTCCTGCGCATCGCCCCGGAGCTCTACCTGAAGCGCCTGGTGGTCGGCGGCTTCGAGCGCGTCTTCGAGATCAACCGCAACTTCCGTAACGAAGGTATCTCGGTGCGCCACAACCCCGAGTTCACCATGATGGAGTTCTACCAGGCCTACGCGACCTTCGAGGACCTGATGAATTTCACCGAGGAACTGCTCTGCCACGTGGCCCAGGAACTCCTGGGGACGCTGGACTTCACCTACGGCGGCGAGGCGATCAGCTTCCAGCGCCCCTGGAAGAGGTTCACCGTGAAGGAGGCGATCCTCGAGTACGGCGACATCGACGCCAAGAGCCTCGAGGACCGCGACCTGGCATTCGCCTACGCCCAGAAAATCGGGCTGGAGCTCCCCGAGGACATCGGCTACGGCAAGCTGATCACCGAGATCTTCGAGGAGGTCGCCGAGACCAAGCTGATCCAGCCGACCTTCATCACCAACTACCCGACCGAGGTTTCGCCGCTGTCCAGGAAGAACGACCACGACCCTGAGTACGTGGACCGCTTCGAGTTCTTCTGCGCCGGCCGCGAGATGGCCAACGCCTTCTCCGAGCTGAACGACCCGCGCGACCAGAAGGAGCGCTTCCTGGCCCAGGTCGCCGCCAAGGACAAAGGCGACGAAGAGGCGCACTACATGGACGAGGACTATATCCGCGCCCTGGAGTACGGTCTGCCGCCCACCGCCGGCGAGGGGATCGGCATCGACCGCCTGGTCATGCTGCTCACCGACTCTCCGTCGATCCGCGACGTCATCCTGTTCCCGCAGTTGCGTAAAGAGGGCAAATAA